The following coding sequences are from one Lolium rigidum isolate FL_2022 chromosome 6, APGP_CSIRO_Lrig_0.1, whole genome shotgun sequence window:
- the LOC124663227 gene encoding uncharacterized protein LOC124663227 translates to MTTLIWTMSTLCYYFAYDLPPQFSVHLTTIPGNITTTEAPFASSIIPRAFDAVLHASNRRATGRCYHHGEAVVAYGGFTLASGRTPDFCVPWKGAREVPFKLSWDWDDGAGRLPEHLRSRIAAAERAGAVELELQVRILQGDDDRPTWMWCKARMDGARGAVTPCTVLASQNWWSHLA, encoded by the coding sequence ATGACCACCTTGATCTGGACCATGTCCACCCTCTGCTATTACTTCGCCTACGACCTGCCACCCCAGTTCTCCGTCCACCTCACGACGATCCCAGGCAACATCACCACGACGGAGGCTCCGTTCGCGTCGTCCATCATCCCTCGCGCCTTCGACGCCGTCCTGCACGCCAGCAACCGCCGCGCTACGGGGCGGTGCTACCACCACGGAGAGGCCGTTGTGGCCTACGGCGGCTTCACCCTAGCGTCAGGCCGGACGCCCGACTTCTGCGTGCCGTGGAAAGGGGCGCGGGAGGTGCCCTTCAAGCTTTCGTGGGACTGGGACGACGGTGCTGGCCGCCTGCCCGAGCACCTGCGTAGCCGCATCGCGGCGGCGGAAAGAGCCGGCGCCGTGGAGCTCGAGCTCCAGGTGAGAATCCTCCAAGGAGACGACGACAGGCCGACGTGGATGTGGTGCAAGGCGAGGATGGACGGAGCGCGTGGCGCCGTGACGCCGTGCACCGTGCTCGCTTCGCAGAACTGGTGGTCGCATCTGGCCTAG